One Bacillus sp. 1780r2a1 DNA segment encodes these proteins:
- a CDS encoding endonuclease MutS2: MNEMTFETLQYRELKELVKSYCVSDLGKDLLDRLQPSASLNVVKTRLRETTEARRLLDAESHVPLMGISAIKHIMTKAEKGMLLEASDLLEVSDFLRGCRRVKTFMLEKEFFAPMLSSYAKSMTEFRTIEEEINAAIKGNRVDSEASKELKRIRRHIESTEATIQERLAKFLRSGANKDYIQEFFVSKKDDRYTIPIKASYKKHVQGTIIEVSSKGTTVFMEPTVVAKLNNELATLKVEESVEEYQVLATLSGLVMEQLPAIKINVELIAQYDMVFAKGKYSRSISGVEPGLNDHGYISIVDGKHPLLKGNVVPLNFTIGEEYRGLIITGPNAGGKTVVLKTIGLLTLAAMSGFHIAVGKGTEVSLFERIFVDIGDHQSIENALSTFSSHMKNMADILASANHRTLLLFDEIGSGTEPNEGAALAISIIEEFYHKGCMTVATTHYGEIKRFSEMHPDFMNAAMKFNSETLEPLYQLVIGASGESNALWISKKMNVSDAVIERAKAYMAHKEYNFTLVDENKKRKPKVVEQQKEKLYDYEIGDKVTLLDEKESALIYKKRDSYNNVTVFYNGAFKEINTKRIELELPASELYPPGYDLNSLFVSHQERKMQHDFERGSKKALKKVEKEMRKQKGENFND, translated from the coding sequence ATGAATGAAATGACATTTGAAACATTGCAATATCGTGAGTTAAAGGAACTTGTGAAATCTTATTGCGTTAGCGATTTAGGAAAGGATTTGCTTGATCGCTTACAGCCAAGCGCATCTCTTAACGTTGTCAAAACGCGCCTGCGTGAAACGACAGAAGCAAGAAGATTATTAGATGCAGAAAGCCACGTACCTTTAATGGGAATCTCAGCAATTAAGCATATTATGACAAAAGCTGAAAAAGGCATGCTTTTAGAAGCGAGTGATTTACTTGAGGTGTCTGACTTTTTACGAGGGTGTCGCCGAGTGAAGACGTTTATGCTTGAAAAAGAATTCTTTGCCCCGATGCTGTCGTCGTATGCGAAGTCCATGACGGAGTTTCGGACTATTGAAGAAGAAATTAACGCAGCGATTAAAGGCAATCGAGTGGATTCAGAAGCGAGTAAAGAGTTAAAGCGAATTCGTCGCCATATTGAATCAACAGAAGCAACCATTCAAGAACGCTTAGCGAAATTTTTGCGAAGCGGTGCGAACAAAGACTATATCCAAGAATTTTTTGTGAGTAAAAAAGATGATCGCTACACAATTCCTATAAAAGCTTCTTATAAAAAGCACGTGCAGGGAACAATTATTGAAGTCTCATCAAAAGGAACAACGGTCTTTATGGAGCCAACCGTCGTTGCAAAATTAAACAACGAGCTTGCGACGTTAAAGGTAGAGGAATCTGTAGAAGAGTACCAAGTGCTTGCGACGCTCTCAGGTCTGGTAATGGAACAGCTTCCTGCCATTAAAATCAACGTTGAGCTTATTGCGCAGTATGACATGGTATTCGCCAAAGGAAAGTATAGCCGCAGCATCAGCGGGGTTGAGCCTGGATTAAATGATCACGGTTATATCAGCATAGTAGATGGAAAACATCCGCTTTTAAAAGGAAATGTTGTACCTTTGAACTTTACAATAGGTGAAGAATATCGAGGGCTCATTATTACAGGACCAAACGCCGGTGGGAAGACCGTTGTATTAAAAACGATTGGACTGCTTACGCTTGCTGCGATGTCAGGATTTCATATTGCGGTGGGAAAAGGAACAGAAGTTTCTTTATTTGAACGAATTTTTGTCGATATCGGTGACCACCAAAGTATTGAAAACGCGCTAAGTACATTTTCATCTCATATGAAAAACATGGCGGACATTTTAGCAAGTGCAAATCACCGGACGCTGCTTTTATTTGATGAAATTGGGAGCGGTACAGAACCAAACGAAGGTGCAGCTCTTGCCATTTCAATCATTGAAGAGTTTTACCATAAAGGATGCATGACCGTTGCAACGACGCACTACGGAGAGATTAAGCGATTCTCTGAAATGCATCCTGACTTTATGAACGCGGCCATGAAGTTTAACAGCGAAACGTTAGAGCCACTTTATCAGCTAGTCATTGGAGCATCAGGTGAGAGCAATGCGCTTTGGATTTCGAAAAAAATGAATGTGAGTGACGCAGTCATTGAGCGAGCAAAAGCGTACATGGCACATAAAGAATACAACTTCACGCTTGTCGATGAAAACAAGAAACGAAAGCCAAAAGTAGTGGAACAACAGAAAGAAAAGCTGTATGACTATGAAATAGGTGATAAAGTAACGCTGTTAGATGAGAAAGAATCTGCTCTTATTTATAAAAAAAGAGATAGCTACAATAATGTGACCGTGTTCTATAATGGAGCGTTTAAAGAAATAAACACTAAACGCATTGAGCTCGAATTGCCAGCAAGCGAACTGTATCCACCTGGTTACGACCTAAACTCACTTTTTGTTTCGCATCAAGAGCGAAAGATGCAGCACGACTTTGAGCGTGGTTCGAAAAAGGCATTAAAGAAAGTTGAAAAGGAGATGCGAAAGCAAAAAGGAGAGAATTTTAACGATTAA